ACCAATTAACTGTGATCAGAGTTCAGCGGGTTACAATCAGTCAGACAGGTGGCCTAaagggaaacacacacaaacatctctGTCGCAGCTGCTCCTCAGTGGGTCCATCACTAAAACAAGCAGAGCAACCATCTCTGTGACGACTGCAGCCATGGTTGTGAGTGGCAGGTGCAATCATTAGATCCCTGGATACCCCCACTGGCTGCTCTTTTTACCCTCTTATGTGTGTGCACGGTGGTGGGGGCTACAGAGGAGCAGTGATGGGTGTCAGTACTCGTGCCTAGACCAGTCTGCTGTGGACTTGTGTGACAGCACCGCTGCTTGACCATCCCAGCCATGACCCCCTCGTCCCCTTCCTCCCTCCTGCCTGGATCGCCCCGAGAGACATAGAGGGTGATGGGGACTGGCACCGCAGGGGCCGCCCTGGCTGGTGCCTTTGCTGGTGGTCTCTGTGGCCTATTAGTGTCTTGCTATGGGCCTGTCAGACTGACAAAACAGGGGCCTGTCAAATTAAGTAGGGGCTGAGTATCGGAGATATGTATTCAAACGCACCAAGGGGAGATGGTGGCGGGGAGGGGTGAAGGATGAGGAAAGCACCGGTGCTAATGTCGACGCTAAGTGAGAGTGACAGGTTGCGAGCCGATCGGAGGGaaaggatggagagagagaagaagagggagagAAGCAGTAGCGGTAGTTGATAATGGCGGTTTGGTTGTCCTGAGGAGACTTGTTAAGGGCCAGTCCAGACTGAACCAGACAGCCACCGCTCCTGTGTGAACGCAGGTAAACCGCTCCAAGTTTGACCTAAACAGCTGGGAGTTACAGCACTCCCACTTAATGAGATCAGACTGATGAGCCCTGTGTTCAGGTGTGCGCAGGTGTGTGCGCGCCTGCATGCAACAATCCCAAAGCACAAGAGTACTTACTGCAACAATAGATATTTCCTCTATTTGCTAACTCGTGTACCCAAGGCTCTGCTGACTTTTCCTGCTGGtatgcacatgaaaaaaaactcaAGCATTTATCTGGGTACCAAAGGCACCTTGCACCATCGTTTCATATCGCTTaaactttttgtgtgtgtgacttcaCCTCTAGAGACACGTCGGTTCCTCCTGCTTCAGGCCAGGCCATTACGAAGCCGGGCACAGTGTACCTGCACTAAATCTTCAAAATGTCAGAGTGTTACAAAACAACTCGGTCCAGCCACTAAACGTGGAGGTATCCATCTTGGATATCCAACTTGACCGTGTTATATAGGATGCCTTTAGAAGAGGACAGCGAGACTAGGGAGCAGGCGGAAGATCAGCAGCTGGATCAGGTGTTTGTGGCAGTTTGACAAAGCCCCGTGTGAGCATGCATGCACGTATGTTACCAGAGGAGctgtggcagtgtgtttggaagAGGGCTGCGACTCTTCCTCTCATGTCGCTGTGCGTTGCTGAGACTGAGAGGCTGATGCACAGTGGCAGCTCCCCCCTCGCAGCCACAGGCCTGCCCAGAGCCACTGCAGATGATAGTTTTAATTGCTTTCAATCTTTCAGGCTAGTCCCTGCCCAGTGGCGCAGGGTGctcgcgcatgtgtgtgtgggtttgtgcGCGTGTGACATGGTGtttctgtgtgcgtgtgcacaTGTGGAGTGTTTACATCCAACAGTCATTGTCTGTGGATGCTGTACACATATGTGGAGTCTGATGAATGTGTTTGCCCAATACGAGAGGAAAATTAAGAGAGAATTAAGGCCTCGGAGTGATACATCTGATGCACACTACTGCAGAAGAAGACTGGGAAGAACATATGTTTATCTGACAGTGTTTGTGAGAGCACGCACAATCAAGGTGACAGGACCGGGCGGACGGCTTAAATAGATCCCCGTTTCCATAAAGCATACGTGCGcgtttataaataataaaattccGGGTTTACATGCAAAGACCTCAAAACATGCACTCACATCCTTAAAAGCACTTTGAACACGGTGAACTACAAAACCAAGTGATCAATAATTCACAGCGAATGTTGAGATGGCATAACAGATCACAGAGAACAGAGCGCAATTAAGATGACAGTAATTTATTCCATACGTGTGAATAAATTGCTCTGACTGATATCTGCACTCAAACAGAGTGACTGTGGATGCCAGGGTGTGAACTCTTCTGTGGAGGGAGGACACGACTGCCAAAACCCGGAGCCCGTGTTGGCTATCCTATTAGAAATGGACTGTCGTATAACTGAAAGCGTGTTTTTTACACTACATGTCCTAATGTGAAGTCAGGCTGTAAAATGCGTCAGTACATggaataaataagtaaaaacatGGAGGGTATAAGACTCTTCATAAAAGGCCCTCTAAGAttaggggtgtcaaacataaggctcgGGGGCCACAATCGGCCCGGTGATGATTCAAACTGTATAAGTTTTTGATCGTTGTTTCGGACTGCACTTCTGCACTGGTTTTTGTTTGAGTTTACGTGGTTGCAAAGTATGTGAGCATTTCCTGTGTGTCGATCATATCTTTAGCATCGGCTGCATTTATTGTGAAAACCAGAAAGAATCAGACAAAcatatgatgttttttttttctttctttcacctATGAATCTGTTTCTCACCAAGTTTCATACATTTCATACATAAAGCTATTGGAAGTAACAAATAAAGGTTATTCAAATTACATCAGCTAAACAAATTAGAGTaacaaacacaatatttatgtAATGATTTTTGCCCAGGtttattatcttgttttataGTTGTGCAGCCTCAGCCTCATGAGACAAaatttagttgttgttttttttttttaattaataaaaaaaaaaaacaataatttctgCCTATGGCTGATGTGTGGTTGTGGCTCAGGAAGTTGTCGAGCACATTGTCTACTAATagtttggtggtttgatccctggctgctcaaGTCTCAGggaagatactgaaccccaagtttcTTCAAAGGCTTGGctgtagaaaaaagtgcttgtgtgaatgagacatgCTGTATGTGGCACTTTAAGTGGATGAGTATAAAAACACTATATGAGAACTGTCCCATTTAACCAGATCCTGTGTGGTGGTACGCTTCTCTCATGACTAGAAgggaggaaaaaatatatattttcatagCTTAAAAAGCAGAActgcaaattaaataaaaccttaaCGTTGATTAAACTTGTTTATCCTGTTAAGCTGCTCACTGTGAAACCACAGAACATCCTCCAGAGACCTACAGACTCGTTACACTGGGGCACACGAACAACAGCCCGTATCCTCTCTGCCTTTTACATCTacaaaggcacacacacacaactggcCCGGGGGTAAATTAAGCCCTAACATTCCCACAGAGGCTAATCTCCATCCATTTAGACGGCTGTAATATTTAATCAGGAGGCTCTGGACCATCTCCCAGCACCACACGCTGTGGCATGGCTCATATGTTCACAGCAGAGGCCAGCCCAGAGGCGACTGAGGGGAATTCACAGCTAAAAGCCGCAACGCATTCAACCGCAGAGCCTCTCGCGCTCCTCTCGcgctcctctcctcctctgatGCTGCTTTCCTTTGGGGTGGAGCAGACAGGAACAGTTAAATGTGTTGTGGTGGACGGATGCAGAGGAATGCTTTAAATGTCTGGCTGAATATTGCTGgttttgttaaatatattgATACAGTGGGCTATTTAGTGGCATTAAGAACAGTAACATCCCCgtcacatgactgataactgtccTGCTCTCTTATGATTTTAATACAGGTAGttaatatgttttaaatatgagaCAAATTCtcacatttcagaaactgaaaTCAGTGAATATTTGGCTATTTTTCAATAAATCCAATaaataaagggttttttttaaaaggacaaAATTTAAGGGGGACTTCACTGAAATGGCTTCTAATAAAAGCATATTTAACAACCGGCTAATGTTCGAATACATAAGCTGTGGCTATGAGTGACCCTCCAAAGATTCCCAAATGCGTCACATAACACAGATAACACAAAGGAAAGCTGAGCCCAGAGGAGCAGCTGATCTGAGCCTCTTTCAGATCAAAACTGTGTATTTATTCAAACTATAATGAGCATGaatgttcttctttttctgcatttgacAGTTAATTTTTCGTTTATACAagaaagacttaaaaaaaaaaacctccagaATATATCACATACTCTATAATAGTCCCCATTAGTGTGTAAAACAGACTACATTTACATTTAGTGCAATTTCCCTTTAATTCTAAAAGGTTTACCCCTAAATGTAACGCAGTGACACTGATAGTTATGGCCTTTACAGGGGACCGACCCCTCTGAAACAGTGCCGGAACATATTTATTATAGGGCTATTGTTAGGTGTGCCCCCCTCCACCTTAAACACAGCGACATAGGACACGAGGTGCACTCAGAGGTAGACAGTACGGTGTTAGGTGTCCCGCCTGGAGGTATCACAGCGGACACAGTCAActgctctcacacactcactcctGGAAAAGGTCAGGTCTCGCACCATCAGTGTGAAAATTCTGCACTGGGACGCTAATGCATCACTCCACCGCTGATCACACAGAAGACGCTCGGCTCAACTGAAGAAACGATCTCTGctgtggttttgtgtttttataaacGTAACATCTGCGTCGCTAAATGCCGAGTGATAAAAGTGTCATGCGAGTGGCCGCTGTAACGCCTGCTCCCTGATTCAGACTGACTCTAATGGGAAGGCCTGGTGAATTTTTCATACAGCCCAGAGGGTGAGGACTTAGCGCCCATTCTGGCAGATTACAACCtctaagagagagagggagagagaacgCAGCAGAGAGAAAGAGCGACCTGACAATCAGGTCACATCTTCAGCCCTCACATCAGGATTTTGGTCATAGATTTGAAAATCATACGATTGTATAAAAACCCGGTTGTGCACATGCTTATTTGGTTTATTGTGGCCAAGTGCACTTTTTTcccaagcttttttttttttcagttttgtaaaGTTTCTAGTGACAGACGTCTTTGCAGAAGTGACAGTCTTCTCAGCCCTCTGCTAGACTTTCATATATGTCATATGCTTTTGTCAGTGAATGAATTCCCAAGCTTATGTTGAGAATCTGTAGATTTCATCTCATATTTTTGATTCATACGTCATGCACTaaatctgtcaaacaaagcGGGATAATTCTTTCTGCGCCTTatgaaaaggaaggaaaaaaaagcaggctGAATAATGCCCAAGATCCTCAATTTAATGGGCTGAAATTTCTGCAAGAAAGCTCtaaaaaaattacccatctgtTCAGTGCACACATGCCACGGCTCACTCGGATAGCTCGTAGCACTGTCTTGCGTATGCAAATATGTTTTGCCTGGAAATCTATTTGGAGTTGCTTGAAGGAAGCCAGAACGGCCCTCCTTCTGTCTCCCCCTCGCCGGCTCGCACGGGGCTCCCTCTTGCCGTCTATCTCCTCTCGCGTGGAAAACATCTTCACCAGCTCCGTGCGCACAAACATGCGCTCAGTGGCACCGCCTCGCCTCCGACAGCTTCCCCAGCACCGTGGGCCAATATGCAGATCTCGTGGGCCCGAGCTGGCAGCGCTGTCCGCAAGCGGGACGAGGGGCCCCTCAACTGTTTGTACAGTTGGATTATACATGCAACGCGCGGGGACACAGGGAATAATTATCCTCTCTGTGGGGAGGCCACTGATTTCGTCCTCATGTCAACTCCTCCTTTGCTGCAGAAATGCGAGGGTGTGGTCCCTACATGTCATCTCATCTGCAAAGCAAACAAATGTACTGAATTGGAGATAAATTAGGAGAAATGAACACTTACTAGCTGAACAcgtgtttgtctgtctttgttaggGGTCATATCACTGCCACTATGTAACCTCTTATAAGTTTTGAAACTGGAATTTCTATCAATATAAACTATATTGGTAGAAATTTATAAGTATCTATAAAAGAAGAAGTATCCCTCTTGGGTAGAGAcgcaaaaagaaggaaaaatcaggctctttttatgtgtgtgtgtgtgtgtgtgtgtgtgtgtgtgtgtgtgtgtgtgtgtgtgtgtgtgtgtgtgtgtgtgtgtgtgtgtgtgtgtgtgtgtgtgtgtgtgtgtgcgcgcacgtaCCAGAGGGCTAAGAAGCCAGGCATGGGCAGATGGTCTACAAAGGTGTTACCACACAGTGAGTGGGCACTGCGATTGATGCATTGCAACATCCAAGAAGGTGGAACATTTGGCTGCTGACCCGCAGTCAGAACTCATTGGCCCTGCCTTCTCCTTATTTAGCTGCTGCGAGAGAGCCGACGGCTGGTTTGGTcagaataaacacacacacacacacacacacacacacacacacaagaatgcAGCACTTTCCCACCCTCAAGGAAGCCTGCATGGGCTTGAGTGCTGGAAACTTCTCCGCCGTCTCTGCAAGGAGGTCACGGCGGTGGTGCAGGCAGGCAGGGCCAGCACGCGCTGGAACTCAGGGTTACTGTGTTACACTTGGATGGAGGAGATCTGACCCTGAGCTCATTCTGAGGCGTCTTTGTGAGTGAAGCAACTCCATACAACTCGATTTCTGCAAGCAACACTTAGGTTTGTTCGCCGTGCTGTAAATTTCCATTGGTAAAAATGTCAACTTTAAACTCCACATGAGAAGCTGTCACTTAAGCTTAAAAGTGAGATTTTACTCCTGGGGTACAGGAGAATGGTAACACACTGATTTGAGAGGCACATATGTCATTTctataaaaatgtgattttttgcCCTACTATCAGGAGCTGAACCATATGATATCGTCATATATGAGCTGAGCAAAAACTCTTTAATTTGTGTGGAAAAAGAAGCAGACGATTATGAAGAGGAAGCTGCCAGAGTTCAAAGATGGAGCACTCTCTTTAATAACAAACATTATTAGTTATGCACACGGCACGCCTTTTATTTCAGACCCAAAAGCGCTCTTACATCAGCTGAAACATGGAAAATTCATGAGTGAGCGCGCTAACCAAAGGCAACGTAACGGCAATGGATTTCAAACACAGTGATTGCTATTTGTCTCTCGGTGTGCTTTAAATCATTTGGTCTCCTGCAGAAATAATACCTGCCTCTGCTCGCTGTTCCAGTATCTCCTCCACGGTTTTAACCTCAACGTTACAGACTGACAAATGTGTTCTTCTTACAGCGTGTTTAATTCTGCAGATACATATCTTTATTTGTAAATAATTGTCTTAACTTGAAGTTGCATTGCAGCTTTGAGTTTAAATTCTATATTATTAACGGCTGCTGATAGCATTATGGTGTAAGGCGTTGTCTTAGTCATTTGGCACTTCTCTTCGAAATATGCAAACAAAACTAAGattgacacatttaaataaatctggattttattaatttaaaaaaatgatatatagCTGATGCTTAATTTTAGACAGCTTGCTGTAATGGTGTGAACTGGCATAGAGTGCCCCCTTATGGACATATCTGGCAACATCAACTCTTGAGTTTGAGATTTACcttgtttttaatgtaatgttaatgtGAATAACTTCAAGTCAGAACAGTTAAAtggtcacaaaataaaacactaaatcTAAGAAGGGAAAGAAGACACGCAAGTCCCACACCGACCTCCAAAGCCTCATCCGTCTCTGCTCTGGACTTCAAATTGAGTCAGTCATCATCCACCACCATCACATTCCCGGTCACCTCGTACTCCATGGTGGCCCAGTCGAAGATATTCCCTTTGGGGACTTTGTGTCCGTAGTGCCAGCCCTGGATCATGCTCCTGGAAAGCACATAGTCCCACATATTTAGATCCGTCATTTCCCCCACAAAGCTCTGCGTGGCCTCCAAGCCTCCCAGGTGTTTGTCTGGATCTTGCCCCAGGAGGACGGTGCCCTTTGGACGGATGGTGTGGCCGGGTTTGTAGACCTGGTAGGTGCTACGCTTCCCGTCCACCCAAAAGGCAGCGAGGCCGGTGCGCGACTCCCAGGTGAGGCAAAGGCTGGTGCGGAAGGTGGTGAGTGGGGGCAGGTGAAAGAAGACGCCGTCGCCGCTCAGGTAAAAGGAGATGCGGCCGTCCTTCTCGCGCCACACGTTGAGTTCATCGTAGTCGGCTGTGCGGTAGGCGAACAGGATGATCTGTCGCTCCTCCGGCAGCTCGGTGGCCACACGCATGCAGAGGGTGAATGCCTTCAGCCCCATCTCCTTCTGCGGGATCAAGGCCACGTAGCTGAAGTCCGTCTCATAGGGGAAAACCAGGACTTTGTCGCTCAGACCCACTGTGGTTAACAAGACGATAAATCTGTGAGTTTATGACATACAGGTACGATCATGCAAAGCTTTTCTAATTGTTCGAATGAAGGTGAGataataaaagtaattttttaaagctgtttttaatctattgctgtttttaaattgcCTATCAGTACACAAGGCTACCAGATTCTCAAGCTTTAAAACAACCGCGAATTAGttcaaataaatgcaatatATACACTCAtcggccacttcattaggttcACCTGCTACTTAATGCAAATACATCAACCAACCACAAAGTTGCAACTCATTTTATTTAGGCATGTGCACATGGTCATggtgaagttcaaactgagcatcggAAAGGATAAGAAAGGTGACTTAGGTGACTTTGAACGTGTTTGTTGGTCTAAGTGTTTATACAAACTGCTGagctgctgggattttcccacaaaacCATCTCCAGGGTTTATAGAGAGTGGTCTGATTTTATGCccgagagtgagagagagtgagagaataTGCAGCAAGCGGCGATTCTCTGGGTGACAATGCCTTGTTGTTGTCAGGGATCAGATCAGAATGTCCAAACAGCTTagaggtatgcagaagagcatcttaaTGACCAACATGTTGAATCTTAAAGCAGAGGGcgtattttcttggcacattttGGGCCTCTTAGTatcaactgagcatcatttaaacaccacagcctacctaaGTATTGTTCCTGACTAAATCCATCCCTTTATGTCCACAGTGTAcgcatcttctgatggctgcttccagcaagaTGACGCTCTATGTCACAAAGCGCAAATCATctgcaactgttttttttttttaacatgaccACAAGTTCACTAAATACAGTCAGATCTCAGTCCAAAAGTGtgcctttgggatgtggtggaactgAAGATTAGCATCATGGATCTGCAgcatgatgctgtcatgtctgtAAGGACCAAAACGTTTTCAGCTTAAGGCAGTAAGGGTGAAAGTAAGTCCAACCTGGAACTAACaggatgtacctaataaagtggcaagTGAGTTctactaaaaacatttttttaaacctggaCTAAATGAgaaatagtttttaaaagatAGCAGGCGTCCCAGATTCAAACAAATTTGATCATTAAAGGCTGAAAACcactgaaacaaaatgttttactgTTGGAGAtttgaaggaagaaaaaactcacTCACTCAAGAGCACAGACATTAATTTAAACATGCAACGTGAAACGAGATATGCCTGTGGACATCTGGCAGTCAGTTGTATGGAACTGTCTGGACTCACGGCATTTCTTATGTTAAGGCCTGCACACCAAAGCTCGGTCATCACTATGCTTTCCAGCAAATCAGTAATCCTGTTCTTATTCCTTCAGTTTGAAGTATAAGAAACGAGCTGGGAGTATTGGAAGCTTATGAGAAACTAccaaaaacctttatttatttattttattcaaaactGACTTTGTATATGGAAAATTTAGGTATGATTAAAAGGAATAAATAGCTTGATCAATCTCTAGCGATGGGTTTTGTTCACAAACTTTggtaaaatgacttttttttttgcctataAAACGTAGTTTTTAAATCCATACCTTGTGTGGATGAGGAGAAAGTCACAAGCAATAAAACACCCAGCAGAGCCTCACCAAACTTCACAGCGTTGACGCTCTGCAACACACGAACAGGCATCTGACAGCAGCTCCAGACTGATATCAA
This sequence is a window from Pelmatolapia mariae isolate MD_Pm_ZW linkage group LG8, Pm_UMD_F_2, whole genome shotgun sequence. Protein-coding genes within it:
- the LOC134632658 gene encoding C-reactive protein-like translates to MSVNAVKFGEALLGVLLLVTFSSSTQVGLSDKVLVFPYETDFSYVALIPQKEMGLKAFTLCMRVATELPEERQIILFAYRTADYDELNVWREKDGRISFYLSGDGVFFHLPPLTTFRTSLCLTWESRTGLAAFWVDGKRSTYQVYKPGHTIRPKGTVLLGQDPDKHLGGLEATQSFVGEMTDLNMWDYVLSRSMIQGWHYGHKVPKGNIFDWATMEYEVTGNVMVVDDD